The Canis lupus familiaris isolate Mischka breed German Shepherd chromosome 5, alternate assembly UU_Cfam_GSD_1.0, whole genome shotgun sequence region GAGCGAGGCCCACGAGCTCCACCCTCCCACAGCACTTCTGGCTGCTGGTGCTGTCGCGGGGGCTGGTGGGCATCGGCGAGGCCAGCTACTCCACCATCGCGCCCACCATCATCGGCGACCTCTTCACCAAGAACACGCGCACGCTCATGCTTTCCGTGTTTTACTTTGCCATCCCGCTGGGCAGGTGAGGTCGGGTGAGGTCCCTGCAGACATCCCCCCCACCTCATCTGAGGTTGGCGCTCGAGCATGCGGTGGCTGGCCTTGGAGCCATGGTGGGCCCCCCCCAAGAGCTCCGTCACCCGTGCCTGAACCCGTGTCCTCTGCAGCGGCCTGGGCTACATCACAGGCTCCAGCGTCAAGCAGGCAGCCGGAGATTGGCACTGGGCCCTGCGGGTAAGGACCCCCCAGCCcgccctgagccccaggccaTCCACCTCGGGGGCCGGACCCCCACGTGTGTCCCAGGGGCGTCGGGGGGGCCCAGGTGTCCAGCGGCCATCAATTGGGGGACACCCTCCCACGTGTCAGGAGGCCCTGCATCTGCTCCGGCCCGTGTGCGGGGGTCCCGGGGTCTGGGGCCCCTTcctgtcctggggtggggggtcaggcCGGTCTGCCGAGGCCCCAGGATGCCGCAATCAGAGGAAGCAGAGATCCCCAGTCTCGCGGACGAGCGGAAGCTGAAGACAAAGTGTTTTTTCCTCaaaagcaggaaggaagcagCCTCCGTGGAATTTCTTGATGGGGGGTGTGGAGAGGAACTCCCTCCATGGGCTCGCGGGGGTGGGGACCGACCTCCCTGCTctgcggcggggtgggggggggtgtcaggAGGTTCTGTTCCTGGCTTTGGGCTGCACACGGGGAAAAGCGCCTGGGCCCTTCCCTAGCAAcaaccccacccccatcaccagtGGGAGCTTCGTGTCTGCCAGGCCCCTGGGGCCTCCCTCAGCCCCCCTAGGGCCTAACCCCAGTCCCCCAGGACCCAGGCCCTCCCCTAGCACTCAGGCCCTCCCAGAGCCCCCCAGCCCTTCCCCTAGGCCACCAGACCCCCCCAGGACTCAGgacccccccaaaccccccagCACTCTGGGCCCTCCCAGagcccccagcctctccctcagccccccaggcccccctagCCCTTCTCCTAGGCCCCCAGGCCACCCCAGACCCGTAGGTCTAGCCCCTAGCCCCCACCATCACACCCCCACGGGTGCgggtgggcagggctggtctCTGGCTCCCTGTTCTCATCATGCCCCCGGAGTCTATCCCtttgcttgtctttctctctctccatccatcatccatttttctgattttccatcGTTAATTCACCAAGCATTCTGACCCTTCCTCAGACTTCGTCCACCCCTTccatcctgcccctgctcccccctgcaccccctgcccccgatAGTTGGTGGGGAGCTCCCAGGGCCCCATGGTGAGATGGAGCCGcgggccctgggctcccagctgcacccctgcccccaggtgtcccccatcgTGGGCATGATCACAGGAACGCTCATCCTCATCCTGGTCCCAGCCACGAGGAGGGGCCCTGCAGACCAGCTAGGGGGGCAGCTGAAGGTGCGCACCTCGTGGCTCCGTGACATGAAGGCCCTGATCCGCAAGTGAGTGTTACTAGGAaaggcctggggggctggggaccctgagcctggggcggggtgggggctccTGCGGGTGGTCCCCGGCTCAGCGTCCCTGCCCCCGCGTCTCCCCAGCCGCAGCTACGTCTTCTCCTCCTTGGCCACGTCGGCCGTGTCCTTCGCCACAGGGGCTCTGGGCATGTGGATCCCCCTGTACCTGCACCGCGCGCAGGTCGTGCAGAAGTCGGCGGAGACCTGCAGCAGCCCGCCGTGCGGGGCCAGGGACAGGTGGGGCCCGGCAAGGGCGGGGGCGGCGAGGGGCGTCTGCGggagcccagcccccacccatGCCAGCGCCCCGTCCCCACACAGCCTCATCTTCGGAGCCATCACCTGCTTTACTGGCTTCCTGGGCGTGGTCACGGGGGCAGGAGCCACGCGCTGGTGCCGCCTGCGGACTCAGCGGGCTGACCCGCTGGTGTGCGCCGTGGGCATGCTGGGCTCTGCCATCTTCATCTGCCTCATTTTCGTGGCTGCCAAGAGTAGCATCGTGGGCGCCTACGTGAgtgcgggggtgggggatgtGCCTGTGAGCGGGGAGGGTGCACCTGTGAGCAGGGAGGGCGCACCCGTGGCGGGGGGTTGGCCTCTGACCTAGGAAGTACAGTCTGACATCCCATGGGGaggccctcccctgcccacccttgCTCTGTCCAGGCTCCTCCATCCGCCTGTCTGTCTGCAATCCCTTTGCACCTGCGTGGCAGGAGTGCAGGCTCCGGGAGGTGGTGGCAGGTGAGGGGCTCCCTGTCGGCAGCCTCGTGAGGTCCCTGACTGGATGCTCCACTCTCTCCTGGGCAGATCTGCATCTTTGTTGGGGAGACGCTGCTGTTTTCTAATTGGGCCATCACGGCAGACATCCTCATGGTGAGGAAGCCAGGGTCCCCGTGTACTCAACCAGGTCTCACAGGTCGTGTGGGACCAGGCTGTGTGGGACCAGGCTGCGGGGCATCAGGCTGTGGGGGACCAGGCTACGGGAGACCAGGCTGCGGGGCCTGCAGCCAAGAGGCCTGGGCATAGTGTGGGGTAGGAGTGGGATGTCTGTAGGCTCAGCTTGGCTGGGAGGCTGGTGGTGCCAGGCTGGccttgggggcgggggtggtggtgggggttgcCGCCTGTCAGCTCCTCCCCCGAGCTCGCTGGGCTGGGTGCACCTGCCTGTGAGCCCGTGGTGGGGCCAGCCGGGGACAAAGAGCCATCTTAGTCATGGAAGGATGGGGGGGGTCATGATCCTGATGACTGGCAGCCAGCAGTGTGCGGGGGGAGGGCTTGGGGACCCTCCCCGttggggcaggaggggtggggagtgtggGCGCCCCCGGGTGGACTTGTCACTTGGGCTTGGGACACGCCAAGGTCAGAGTGGGCCTGGAGTTGGGGCCTTGCCGGGGCTCCTTCTCCAGGAGTCCCGCCTGCCCCACCTGAGCTTCCTGCACATGGAGGAGGTATGTAGGTGAGGAGGGAGGCCCGTGGCAGGAAGAAGGGGCTGCACAGCCCTCGGCAGAGGGAAGGACACAGTGAGGTCTTGTGGGTCCCTGCCCACCCCTAGGGGCAACCCCAGCTGCTGGTCTCAGGGAAATCGTGTCCCATTTTAGGAAGTATCACAGCCATGTGACCATGGCTGGAAACAGGAGCACACAATCCTGGCAGATCGtgccaccctgcccccagccctgtggggtgggggtggggggcccacaGGGCCCTCGGGGCGCTCCTGGccggtggggagggagggagggtgtcCCCTGCAGGCCAGCCTTTGCCTCCCAGGGCTCTCGCAGAGGGGAACCAGCGTGATCCTCGGGTCGGGGGGTCCCAGTGCCAGCGCCGCCGCCATGTGTTACCTGTGTGCAGGGCCTCGGGTTCCCAAGACCGCAGATGGggtccccaccccacaccccaccccgaCGCCGGGGAGTCCGGGTACAGGGGCTGCAGGGGCAAGCTGACCCCAGGGCGAGGCTGGGGCTGTGCCCTGTGCCCTCTGACCTCCTGCCTCTTGCACACAGTACGTGGTCATCCCCACGCGAAGGGCCACGGCCGTCGCCCTGCAGAGCTTCACCTCTCACCTGCTGGGGGACGCGGGGAGCCCCTACCTCATCGGCTTTGTGAGTACGGGCGAGCCAGGTGGGGAGGCTGCGGGAGGCGCCCCCTGACGCGGCCCCGCCCTCGCAGATCTCGGACCTGATCCGCCAGAGCACCAAGGACTCCCCACTCTGGGAGTTCCTGAGCCTGGGCTACGCCCTCATGCTCTGCCCCTTCGTGGTGGTCCTGGGCGGCATGTTCTTCCTGGCCACGGCCCTCTTCTTCCTGGGCGACCGCGCCAAGGCCGAGCAGCAGTGAGTGGGCGGGCACGGCCTGCGGGAGCCGGGGGCCAGCCATcagctgggggggcggggccgtgCCATCAGCtgctggtgggggtggtggggggtgatGCTGGGCGGGGCCTCGCGGGCCGCCCAGCCTCCGGGGCTCTGACTCTTCTCGTCTGCTCTCCGCTCctgtctctcctctcccacccctgggCTCTCCCACCTTCCCCTGGGGCTGACGAGGTCCCTGCCCGGCACGTCCGGCCAGCCGGCACCCGAGATGCGATGCGCCAGATCAGTGCCCGGGCCCGGCCGCCGCTGATCCGCCACCTTGACCCCCGCCCGTCTCTCCCCCAGGGTGAACCAGCTGGTGATGCCGCCCGCCTCCATCAAAGTCTGAGGCCGTGAGTGCAGGCAGGCCCAGCCACGGGAGGGAAGGGGTCCTGGGAAACCTTCTGGAAGTGGGAGCAGCCTCTCCGAGGCACCTCCTTGCCTAGGCAGCTCCCATCAGCCCCAGGCTTGGCAGGATCCCTCTGCCTCAGAATGGCTGGATGGGCAGGAACCCCCCTGCAGGCCATGCACTTTCCCCTGGGCCTGGCCTCCAGGGGCTGCACTTCCCAGCAGTGCAGGACCCAAGGTCACCACCCCAGGGCCAACACCCCCAGGGCACAGAGAAAGGCCCAGTTCTGCTaacagcaggaggaaggggagtcAGCGGGAGTgggactgccccccccccccccaatgacCTGGCCCCTCTCTCTAGGTGCCTATGGGCCGGCGAGGAACCCTCACTGTCCTACTCGGGAGGCATCTCACGGCATCCCAGCCCTGCGGGGCAGTCTCAAAGCCACTTGTGC contains the following coding sequences:
- the SPNS2 gene encoding protein spinster homolog 2 isoform X1, which gives rise to MRWQGTHAWNQTGSPPHRLRLPVGPEGAVFICSFMVAAPIFGYLGDRFNRKVILSCGIFFWSAVTFSSSFIPQQHFWLLVLSRGLVGIGEASYSTIAPTIIGDLFTKNTRTLMLSVFYFAIPLGSGLGYITGSSVKQAAGDWHWALRVSPIVGMITGTLILILVPATRRGPADQLGGQLKVRTSWLRDMKALIRNRSYVFSSLATSAVSFATGALGMWIPLYLHRAQVVQKSAETCSSPPCGARDSLIFGAITCFTGFLGVVTGAGATRWCRLRTQRADPLVCAVGMLGSAIFICLIFVAAKSSIVGAYICIFVGETLLFSNWAITADILMYVVIPTRRATAVALQSFTSHLLGDAGSPYLIGFISDLIRQSTKDSPLWEFLSLGYALMLCPFVVVLGGMFFLATALFFLGDRAKAEQQALPPSPGADEVPARHVRPAGTRDAMRQISARARPPLIRHLDPRPSLPQGEPAGDAARLHQSLRPCLWAGEEPSLSYSGGISRHPSPAGQSQSHLCDPRPGTHPLWSGPGQWPWLHQVVASPGVEGCVWGSHAVRQTPSPGARLQGAWHLWRKQPPVGVWGTPSLLPRDGVLGKPPASPGCGAGQLDFPTWQL
- the SPNS2 gene encoding protein spinster homolog 2 isoform X3, whose protein sequence is MRWQGTHAWNQTGSPPHRLRLPVGPEGAVFICSFMVAAPIFGYLGDRFNRKVILSCGIFFWSAVTFSSSFIPQQHFWLLVLSRGLVGIGEASYSTIAPTIIGDLFTKNTRTLMLSVFYFAIPLGSGLGYITGSSVKQAAGDWHWALRVSPIVGMITGTLILILVPATRRGPADQLGGQLKVRTSWLRDMKALIRNRSYVFSSLATSAVSFATGALGMWIPLYLHRAQVVQKSAETCSSPPCGARDSLIFGAITCFTGFLGVVTGAGATRWCRLRTQRADPLVCAVGMLGSAIFICLIFVAAKSSIVGAYICIFVGETLLFSNWAITADILMYVVIPTRRATAVALQSFTSHLLGDAGSPYLIGFVPARHVRPAGTRDAMRQISARARPPLIRHLDPRPSLPQGEPAGDAARLHQSLRPCLWAGEEPSLSYSGGISRHPSPAGQSQSHLCDPRPGTHPLWSGPGQWPWLHQVVASPGVEGCVWGSHAVRQTPSPGARLQGAWHLWRKQPPVGVWGTPSLLPRDGVLGKPPASPGCGAGQLDFPTWQL
- the SPNS2 gene encoding protein spinster homolog 2 isoform X2, yielding MVAAPIFGYLGDRFNRKVILSCGIFFWSAVTFSSSFIPQQHFWLLVLSRGLVGIGEASYSTIAPTIIGDLFTKNTRTLMLSVFYFAIPLGSGLGYITGSSVKQAAGDWHWALRVSPIVGMITGTLILILVPATRRGPADQLGGQLKVRTSWLRDMKALIRNRSYVFSSLATSAVSFATGALGMWIPLYLHRAQVVQKSAETCSSPPCGARDSLIFGAITCFTGFLGVVTGAGATRWCRLRTQRADPLVCAVGMLGSAIFICLIFVAAKSSIVGAYICIFVGETLLFSNWAITADILMYVVIPTRRATAVALQSFTSHLLGDAGSPYLIGFISDLIRQSTKDSPLWEFLSLGYALMLCPFVVVLGGMFFLATALFFLGDRAKAEQQALPPSPGADEVPARHVRPAGTRDAMRQISARARPPLIRHLDPRPSLPQGEPAGDAARLHQSLRPCLWAGEEPSLSYSGGISRHPSPAGQSQSHLCDPRPGTHPLWSGPGQWPWLHQVVASPGVEGCVWGSHAVRQTPSPGARLQGAWHLWRKQPPVGVWGTPSLLPRDGVLGKPPASPGCGAGQLDFPTWQL
- the SPNS2 gene encoding protein spinster homolog 2 isoform X4, coding for MRWQGTHAWNQTGSPPHRLRLPVGPEGAVFICSFMVAAPIFGYLGDRFNRKVILSCGIFFWSAVTFSSSFIPQQHFWLLVLSRGLVGIGEASYSTIAPTIIGDLFTKNTRTLMLSVFYFAIPLGSGLGYITGSSVKQAAGDWHWALRVSPIVGMITGTLILILVPATRRGPADQLGGQLKVRTSWLRDMKALIRNRSYVFSSLATSAVSFATGALGMWIPLYLHRAQVVQKSAETCSSPPCGARDSLIFGAITCFTGFLGVVTGAGATRWCRLRTQRADPLVCAVGMLGSAIFICLIFVAAKSSIVGAYICIFVGETLLFSNWAITADILMYVVIPTRRATAVALQSFTSHLLGDAGSPYLIGFGEPAGDAARLHQSLRPCLWAGEEPSLSYSGGISRHPSPAGQSQSHLCDPRPGTHPLWSGPGQWPWLHQVVASPGVEGCVWGSHAVRQTPSPGARLQGAWHLWRKQPPVGVWGTPSLLPRDGVLGKPPASPGCGAGQLDFPTWQL
- the SPNS2 gene encoding protein spinster homolog 2 isoform X5, with the protein product MMCLECASAAAGGAEEEEADAERRRRRRGAQRGAGGGGCCGARAVGAAGAAVADDEVQTLSGSVRRAPSGPPGAPGCAAAAKGPGAQQPKPASSGRGRGAAAAILSLGNVLNYLDRYTVAGVLLDIQQHFGVKDRGAGLLQSVFICSFMVAAPIFGYLGDRFNRKVILSCGIFFWSAVTFSSSFIPQQHFWLLVLSRGLVGIGEASYSTIAPTIIGDLFTKNTRTLMLSVFYFAIPLGSGLGYITGSSVKQAAGDWHWALRVSPIVGMITGTLILILVPATRRGPADQLGGQLKVRTSWLRDMKALIRNRSYVFSSLATSAVSFATGALGMWIPLYLHRAQVVQKSAETCSSPPCGARDSLIFGAITCFTGFLGVVTGAGATRWCRLRTQRADPLVCAVGMLGSAIFICLIFVAAKSSIVGAYICIFVGETLLFSNWAITADILMYVVIPTRRATAVALQSFTSHLLGDAGSPYLIGFISDLIRQSTKDSPLWEFLSLGYALMLCPFVVVLGGMFFLATALFFLGDRAKAEQQVNQLVMPPASIKV